From a single Aureimonas sp. AU20 genomic region:
- a CDS encoding TetR/AcrR family transcriptional regulator — MAPRRRAETMEENRAKLVSAGRRAFAEKGFAAASMDELTAEAGLTRGALYHNFGDKKGLLAAVVAEVDGEMAARARDAAASASSDWDGLIAEGAAYIEMALDPEIRRIVLLDGPAFLGDPSHWPSQNACLEMTKQAVERLMADGMLKPIDVEAVARLLNGAALNAALWVAASDEPRSVLPRAVEAFRVMASGLLAERR; from the coding sequence ATGGCTCCCAGACGCCGCGCCGAGACCATGGAGGAAAATCGCGCCAAGTTGGTTTCGGCGGGTCGCCGCGCCTTTGCCGAAAAGGGCTTCGCCGCCGCCTCGATGGACGAGCTGACCGCCGAGGCGGGTCTGACACGCGGCGCGCTCTATCACAATTTCGGCGACAAGAAGGGGCTGCTCGCCGCCGTGGTGGCCGAGGTCGATGGCGAGATGGCGGCGCGGGCGCGAGACGCCGCCGCATCCGCAAGCAGCGATTGGGACGGGCTGATCGCAGAAGGCGCGGCCTATATCGAGATGGCGCTCGACCCCGAAATCCGGCGCATCGTGCTTCTGGACGGGCCGGCCTTTCTGGGAGACCCGTCCCACTGGCCCAGCCAGAACGCCTGCCTCGAAATGACGAAACAGGCGGTCGAGCGACTGATGGCGGACGGGATGCTGAAACCCATTGATGTCGAAGCCGTTGCGCGCCTCCTGAACGGCGCGGCCCTGAATGCGGCCCTTTGGGTCGCGGCGAGCGACGAGCCCCGGTCCGTTCTTCCAAGGGCTGTCGAAGCCTTCCGCGTGATGGCTTCGGGTTTGCTCGCGGAGCGCAGATAA
- a CDS encoding RidA family protein, which yields MTKRDAVFPADRHALYEAHSYSAAIRSADLLFVSGQVGSRADGSPEPDFKEQVRLAFVNLEATLAAGGCTFDDIVDVTTFHTDPENQFPTIMEVKTEIFSEAPYPNWTAIGVNWLAGFDFEIKVIARIPAGAHAPSR from the coding sequence ATGACCAAACGCGACGCCGTCTTTCCCGCCGATCGCCACGCGCTCTACGAAGCCCACAGCTATTCCGCCGCGATCCGCTCCGCCGATCTTCTGTTCGTTTCGGGCCAAGTGGGAAGCCGTGCGGACGGCTCGCCGGAGCCCGACTTCAAGGAGCAGGTCCGGCTCGCCTTCGTCAATCTGGAAGCGACGCTGGCCGCCGGGGGCTGCACCTTCGACGACATCGTCGATGTGACGACGTTCCACACCGATCCCGAGAACCAGTTTCCGACGATCATGGAAGTGAAGACGGAGATCTTCTCCGAGGCGCCCTATCCCAACTGGACGGCGATCGGCGTCAACTGGCTCGCCGGCTTCGACTTCGAGATCAAGGTCATCGCTCGCATTCCGGCAGGCGCGCACGCACCGTCTCGCTGA
- a CDS encoding TOBE domain-containing protein produces MKISARNQLKGKVVEITKGATTAHVRIEVAGGAIITSSITNEAVDALGLEVGKDAYAVVKASDVMIAVD; encoded by the coding sequence ATGAAGATCAGCGCTCGCAACCAGCTCAAGGGCAAGGTCGTCGAAATCACCAAGGGCGCGACCACCGCGCATGTGCGGATCGAAGTCGCGGGCGGCGCGATCATCACCTCGTCCATCACGAACGAAGCCGTGGATGCGCTCGGCCTCGAAGTGGGCAAGGACGCCTATGCCGTGGTGAAGGCGTCCGACGTGATGATCGCGGTCGACTGA
- a CDS encoding MFS transporter: MTAEQPDPRRWLTLLAVMLAFLPVVLDMTILHVAVPTLTQDLRASANAVLWIIDIYPLLMAGLVVPMGTLADKVGARKILLLGLVVFGLASALAAFSTSAGLLIAARGLLAMGGAMVMPSVLGIIRKTFEDDGERAMALGLWGTVGAAGAAVGPLIGGGLLAHFWWGSVFLVNVPVMLVVAPACALLLPKGEATVPGRWPIGQALLLIAGMMSLVYGIKAGFGAKQPLPLVALIVLAGAALLAIFVRWQLRSRTPMLDMTLFSHPAIVAGIIMAVVASGALAGVELTLAQELQYVLGKTPLQAGLFMIPIMVAAALGGPVAGTLSNRFGLRSVACVSLLIAAACLGALGLSDFGEPGLAVPALLSALGLTLSIGLTASSIAIMGSVEAAKGGAAGSLEATSYELGTGFGITIFGVFMSAVFAASIDLPPELAPPLAEQASRSIGDAFLVAHGMGGEEAAALIGAAKRAFSQTHTALLSTAAMILAALAVAVFFLLGSYRARSSPAH; the protein is encoded by the coding sequence ATGACCGCCGAACAGCCCGATCCCAGACGTTGGCTCACCCTCCTCGCCGTCATGCTGGCCTTTCTGCCGGTCGTCCTCGACATGACGATCCTGCATGTCGCCGTGCCGACCCTGACGCAGGATCTGCGCGCGTCGGCCAACGCGGTGCTCTGGATCATCGATATCTATCCGCTGCTGATGGCGGGGCTGGTCGTGCCGATGGGGACGCTGGCCGACAAGGTGGGCGCGCGAAAAATCCTGTTGCTTGGGCTCGTCGTCTTCGGCCTGGCTTCGGCCCTGGCCGCCTTTTCCACCAGCGCCGGCCTGCTGATCGCGGCGCGCGGCCTCCTGGCAATGGGCGGCGCCATGGTCATGCCGAGCGTTCTCGGGATCATTCGCAAGACCTTCGAGGACGACGGCGAGCGCGCAATGGCGCTGGGCCTTTGGGGAACGGTCGGCGCGGCCGGTGCGGCCGTCGGGCCGCTGATCGGAGGCGGGCTTCTCGCCCATTTCTGGTGGGGCTCCGTCTTTCTGGTGAACGTGCCCGTCATGCTCGTCGTCGCGCCGGCCTGCGCCCTGCTTCTGCCCAAGGGCGAGGCGACGGTGCCCGGGCGATGGCCCATCGGCCAGGCGCTGCTCCTGATCGCGGGCATGATGTCGCTGGTCTACGGCATCAAGGCCGGGTTCGGCGCCAAGCAGCCGCTGCCGCTGGTCGCGCTGATCGTTCTCGCCGGCGCCGCTCTGCTCGCGATCTTCGTGCGCTGGCAGCTTCGATCCAGGACACCGATGCTGGACATGACCCTCTTCTCGCATCCCGCCATCGTGGCGGGCATCATCATGGCGGTCGTCGCGTCCGGCGCGCTGGCGGGAGTCGAACTGACGCTGGCGCAGGAGCTGCAATATGTGCTGGGCAAGACGCCGCTTCAGGCCGGCTTGTTCATGATTCCGATCATGGTCGCGGCGGCGCTGGGCGGCCCCGTCGCCGGCACGCTGTCGAACCGGTTCGGCCTGCGGAGCGTCGCCTGCGTGTCGCTCCTGATCGCCGCCGCCTGCCTCGGCGCCCTTGGCCTCAGCGATTTCGGCGAGCCCGGCCTCGCCGTTCCCGCGCTGCTGTCCGCGCTCGGCCTCACCTTGAGCATAGGCCTGACGGCCTCCTCGATCGCGATCATGGGATCGGTGGAAGCGGCCAAGGGTGGCGCTGCGGGCTCGCTGGAGGCGACCTCCTACGAACTCGGCACCGGGTTCGGCATCACGATCTTCGGCGTGTTCATGTCGGCGGTCTTCGCCGCCTCGATCGACCTGCCGCCCGAGCTCGCGCCGCCGCTTGCCGAGCAGGCGTCCCGCTCGATCGGCGACGCGTTTCTCGTGGCCCACGGTATGGGGGGAGAGGAGGCCGCCGCCTTGATCGGCGCCGCGAAACGCGCCTTCAGTCAGACCCACACGGCGCTTCTATCGACCGCGGCGATGATTCTCGCGGCCCTCGCCGTCGCCGTGTTCTTCCTGCTGGGAAGCTACAGGGCGCGGAGCAGCCCCGCCCACTGA
- a CDS encoding TetR/AcrR family transcriptional regulator, translating to MGRKPTITRETLLDAAEAIVRAEGPQGLTIDQLAKAAGISKGGVQYSFASKDALVKALVDRWTDRFDQMLEPDRAASPAEFVRRYIAALRSSQNAMDAKMAGLMIAYIQNPENLSQTRAWYRSIFDRLSGDAPEAEAARVAFLAVEGLFLMQIIGLSEDGIPSSLLDDVERVLSRLLDRPL from the coding sequence ATGGGACGAAAGCCGACCATTACGCGCGAAACCCTGCTCGACGCGGCGGAGGCGATCGTGCGGGCCGAGGGGCCGCAGGGCCTGACGATCGATCAGCTGGCGAAAGCGGCCGGCATCTCGAAAGGCGGCGTGCAATATTCCTTCGCCTCGAAGGACGCCCTGGTGAAAGCGCTGGTGGACCGCTGGACCGACCGGTTCGACCAGATGCTCGAGCCCGATCGCGCGGCGTCACCGGCCGAGTTCGTCCGGCGCTACATCGCGGCCCTGCGGTCCTCACAGAATGCGATGGACGCCAAGATGGCGGGGCTGATGATCGCCTATATCCAGAACCCGGAAAACCTCAGCCAGACGAGGGCGTGGTATCGCTCGATCTTCGATCGGCTCTCGGGCGATGCACCGGAGGCCGAGGCCGCGCGCGTGGCCTTTCTCGCGGTCGAGGGCCTGTTCCTCATGCAGATCATCGGCTTGAGCGAAGACGGCATTCCCTCCTCCCTGCTCGATGATGTCGAGCGCGTTCTCTCCCGCCTGCTCGACCGCCCTCTCTGA
- a CDS encoding ArsR/SmtB family transcription factor, with the protein MDGLQAFEEKAAEVAAILKAVANERRLMLLCKLLDMGEATAGSLAEAIGLSQSALSQHLTVLREQGIVAYRRESQTLWYRIADPRISALFATLQGLFCPPADKADDPESEGRLGA; encoded by the coding sequence ATGGATGGACTACAGGCGTTCGAGGAGAAGGCGGCCGAGGTCGCCGCGATCCTGAAGGCCGTCGCCAACGAGCGACGGCTGATGCTGCTGTGCAAGCTTCTCGACATGGGCGAGGCGACGGCGGGCTCGCTTGCCGAGGCCATCGGCCTGTCGCAGTCGGCCCTCTCGCAGCATCTCACCGTGCTGCGCGAACAGGGCATCGTCGCCTATCGCCGCGAAAGCCAGACGCTCTGGTACCGCATCGCCGACCCCCGCATTTCGGCGCTTTTCGCAACGCTCCAAGGCCTGTTCTGCCCGCCCGCAGACAAGGCGGACGACCCGGAGTCCGAGGGGCGCCTCGGCGCGTAG
- a CDS encoding YeeE/YedE family protein has product MDQFTPLPALSGGLLIGLSAALLLLANGRVAGISGILDGVLKPAGSEFEWRAAFLVGLIAAAPLLMFAGVARPPVSIDVTLPVVTLAGLLVGFGTRLGSGCTSGHGVCGIARGSRRSLAATLTFMASAMATVFLVRHGMGG; this is encoded by the coding sequence TTGGATCAGTTCACCCCCCTCCCCGCCCTCTCTGGCGGCCTCCTGATCGGCCTGTCGGCCGCGCTTCTCCTCCTGGCGAACGGGCGCGTCGCCGGCATCAGCGGCATTCTCGACGGCGTGCTGAAGCCCGCCGGTTCCGAGTTCGAATGGCGCGCCGCCTTTCTCGTCGGCCTTATCGCAGCCGCCCCGTTGCTGATGTTCGCCGGCGTCGCACGGCCTCCCGTTTCGATCGACGTCACGCTGCCCGTCGTCACGCTCGCCGGGCTCCTGGTCGGGTTCGGAACGCGGCTCGGGTCCGGCTGCACCAGCGGCCATGGCGTCTGCGGCATCGCGCGCGGCTCGCGCCGGTCGCTCGCCGCCACGCTGACCTTCATGGCGAGCGCCATGGCCACCGTCTTCCTCGTCCGGCACGGAATGGGGGGCTGA
- a CDS encoding DUF6691 family protein — protein MARVLLALLSGLVFGAGLVVSQMVVPAKVLGFLDIFGDWDPSLALVMIGAILVAAPAFALARRMERPWLGERFEIPARREIDRRLLAGAAVFGIGWGLVGLCPGPALAALALAPAPALVFVAAMVAGMLLLRLMPAPRSAPSAAAPKRRADA, from the coding sequence ATGGCGCGCGTTCTTCTCGCTCTCCTGTCCGGCCTCGTTTTCGGCGCGGGTCTCGTGGTGTCGCAAATGGTCGTGCCGGCCAAGGTTCTCGGCTTTCTCGACATTTTCGGCGACTGGGACCCGAGCCTTGCCTTGGTAATGATCGGCGCGATCCTCGTCGCCGCGCCGGCCTTCGCGCTGGCACGGCGGATGGAGCGGCCGTGGCTCGGCGAGCGCTTCGAAATTCCCGCGCGGCGCGAGATCGATCGGCGCCTTCTGGCCGGCGCGGCCGTGTTCGGCATCGGCTGGGGCCTTGTCGGCCTCTGCCCCGGCCCGGCGCTCGCCGCGCTCGCGCTGGCCCCCGCCCCGGCGCTCGTCTTCGTCGCCGCGATGGTCGCGGGAATGCTCCTGCTTCGCCTGATGCCCGCCCCGCGCTCGGCGCCAAGCGCCGCCGCGCCCAAGCGGAGGGCGGACGCATGA
- a CDS encoding sulfite exporter TauE/SafE family protein, which translates to MIALPFTLVSGAMLALSAASGGLVGLVLGLFGGGGSILAVPLLVYVVGIPSPHVAIGTSAVAVAASALGNLWPHARANRVKWRCAAVFALAGVAGSLAGAAFAKAVDGERLLTLFGLVMIGVGLAMMRRRGTQGDPAVRLTWETAPRLLPMLILIGFAVGLFSGFFGIGGGFLIVPGLVLATGMPLAFAIGTSLVGVAAFGAATAASYAASGLVDWPLALLFVAGGLVGGWAGAALGAHLSGRKQALGLGFALLVVAVGFFIVAKGLPALLG; encoded by the coding sequence ATGATCGCGCTGCCCTTCACGCTGGTATCCGGCGCCATGCTGGCATTGAGCGCCGCGTCCGGCGGCCTTGTCGGGCTGGTGCTCGGCCTGTTCGGCGGCGGCGGTTCGATCCTCGCCGTGCCGCTTCTGGTCTATGTCGTCGGAATCCCGTCGCCCCATGTCGCGATCGGCACGAGCGCCGTCGCGGTCGCCGCCAGCGCGCTCGGCAATCTCTGGCCGCATGCCCGCGCGAACCGGGTCAAGTGGCGCTGCGCGGCGGTGTTCGCCCTTGCTGGCGTCGCCGGCTCGCTGGCCGGCGCGGCATTCGCCAAGGCCGTCGACGGCGAGCGGCTTCTGACCCTGTTCGGCCTGGTCATGATCGGCGTCGGCCTCGCCATGATGCGTCGGAGAGGCACACAGGGCGATCCCGCCGTTCGGCTGACATGGGAAACCGCGCCCCGCCTTCTGCCGATGCTGATTCTCATCGGCTTCGCGGTCGGCCTCTTTTCCGGCTTCTTCGGCATCGGCGGCGGCTTTTTGATCGTGCCGGGGCTGGTTCTCGCCACGGGTATGCCGCTCGCCTTCGCCATCGGCACCTCGCTCGTCGGCGTCGCGGCCTTCGGGGCGGCGACGGCGGCGAGCTACGCCGCCTCCGGTCTCGTCGACTGGCCGCTCGCCCTTCTCTTCGTCGCCGGCGGTCTCGTCGGCGGCTGGGCCGGCGCCGCGCTCGGCGCGCATCTGTCGGGCCGCAAACAGGCGCTCGGCCTCGGCTTCGCGCTGCTCGTGGTCGCGGTCGGTTTCTTCATCGTCGCCAAGGGGCTTCCCGCCCTTCTCGGCTGA
- a CDS encoding MBL fold metallo-hydrolase, giving the protein MESPKPAPLAGKPIVTGFFDERTFSVQYVVADPLTRACAIIDPVLDFDPKSGATATGSADAILAFIEREGLTLEWILDTHPHADHFSAAGYLHDRTGAPTAIGEKVRGVQTLWQGLYHIEGCCPTDGSQWSRLFADGERFRIGALEVEVLFTPGHTLASIAYRVGDAVFVHDTLFMPDGGTARADFPGGSAGVLWDSIQRLLALPGETRVFTGHDYQPGGREPRWESTVDEQRRTNIHLVRAPTREAFVSLREARDRELAMPNLILHSLQVNIRGGRLPEPESDGRRYLKIPLDRLEGAAW; this is encoded by the coding sequence ATGGAATCGCCCAAACCCGCCCCGCTCGCGGGCAAGCCGATCGTCACGGGCTTTTTCGACGAGCGGACCTTCAGCGTCCAGTATGTTGTGGCCGATCCGCTGACGCGGGCCTGCGCCATCATCGACCCCGTGCTCGACTTCGACCCCAAGTCCGGCGCGACCGCCACCGGCTCGGCCGACGCGATCCTCGCCTTCATCGAGCGCGAGGGGCTGACGCTCGAATGGATTCTCGACACCCATCCCCATGCCGACCATTTCTCGGCGGCGGGCTATCTCCACGACCGGACGGGCGCGCCGACCGCGATCGGCGAAAAGGTGCGCGGCGTTCAGACCTTATGGCAGGGCCTCTACCATATCGAGGGGTGCTGCCCGACCGACGGCTCGCAGTGGAGCCGGCTCTTTGCCGACGGCGAGCGCTTCCGCATCGGCGCGCTGGAGGTCGAAGTCCTGTTCACCCCCGGCCACACGCTGGCCTCGATCGCCTATCGGGTGGGGGACGCCGTGTTCGTTCACGACACGCTGTTCATGCCCGACGGGGGAACGGCGAGGGCCGACTTTCCCGGCGGCAGCGCCGGGGTGCTGTGGGACAGCATCCAGCGCCTCCTCGCCCTGCCGGGCGAGACGCGCGTCTTTACCGGCCACGACTACCAGCCGGGCGGGCGCGAGCCGCGCTGGGAATCCACGGTCGACGAGCAGCGCCGCACCAACATCCATCTGGTGCGGGCTCCGACGCGCGAGGCCTTCGTGAGCTTGCGCGAAGCGCGAGACCGCGAGCTCGCCATGCCGAACCTCATCCTCCATTCGCTCCAGGTCAACATCCGGGGCGGCCGCCTGCCCGAGCCCGAAAGCGACGGGCGGCGCTATCTCAAGATCCCGCTCGACAGGCTGGAAGGCGCGGCCTGGTGA
- a CDS encoding bile acid:sodium symporter family protein gives MKRLPIDPYIALMLGVVALASLLPASGQGAVAAGLAAKLAIAFLFFLYGARLSPQAAFAGLRHWRLHTAVLLSTYALFPLLGLAVGLLVPGVLSEPLYAGILFLCVLPSTVQSSIAFTSIAQGNVAAALCAASASNLLGIFVTPALVALLLHTQSGGFSFDILFDIVLQLLAPFVAGQLLRPLIGAFVLKHKKGLGLLDRGSILLVIYVAFSAGVASGIWHRLALADLAVLVLLCAVLLGLVLAVTTLVSRYVLRFPVEDEIVLIFCGSKKSLASGLPMASVLFAGPQVGMIVLPIMLFHQIQLMVCAGLARRYSLRALTAQDAAALAVQADETDFDVEPQAEQVGARIG, from the coding sequence CTGAAGCGATTGCCGATCGATCCCTATATCGCGCTCATGCTGGGCGTCGTGGCCCTGGCCTCGCTTCTGCCGGCGTCGGGGCAGGGGGCGGTGGCCGCCGGCCTTGCGGCAAAGCTCGCGATCGCCTTCCTGTTCTTTCTCTACGGTGCCCGCCTCTCGCCGCAGGCTGCCTTCGCGGGCCTGCGGCACTGGCGGCTGCATACGGCGGTGCTGCTCAGCACCTATGCCCTGTTTCCGCTCTTGGGGCTCGCCGTCGGCCTTCTCGTGCCCGGCGTCCTGTCGGAGCCGCTTTACGCCGGCATCCTGTTTCTCTGCGTCCTGCCGTCCACCGTGCAGTCCTCGATCGCCTTCACCTCGATCGCGCAAGGGAACGTCGCCGCCGCGCTCTGTGCCGCATCCGCGTCAAACCTCCTCGGCATCTTCGTAACGCCCGCGCTGGTGGCGCTTCTCCTGCACACCCAATCGGGCGGCTTCTCGTTCGACATCCTCTTCGACATCGTTCTGCAGCTCTTGGCGCCCTTCGTGGCAGGCCAGCTGCTGCGCCCGCTGATCGGCGCTTTCGTGCTCAAGCACAAGAAGGGGCTCGGCCTTCTCGATCGCGGCTCGATCCTTCTCGTGATCTACGTCGCCTTCTCTGCCGGCGTCGCGAGCGGCATCTGGCACCGCCTCGCCCTTGCGGATCTGGCGGTGCTCGTCCTCCTCTGCGCCGTGCTTCTTGGCCTCGTCTTGGCCGTCACCACCCTCGTCAGCCGATATGTCCTGCGGTTTCCCGTGGAGGACGAGATCGTGCTGATCTTCTGCGGCTCCAAGAAATCGCTCGCAAGCGGGCTGCCCATGGCGAGCGTTCTGTTCGCGGGGCCGCAGGTCGGCATGATCGTGCTGCCGATCATGCTGTTTCATCAGATCCAGCTCATGGTCTGCGCCGGATTGGCGCGGCGCTACTCGCTCCGCGCGCTGACGGCGCAGGACGCGGCAGCGCTGGCGGTGCAGGCGGACGAAACGGATTTCGACGTCGAGCCCCAGGCGGAGCAGGTCGGCGCGCGGATCGGCTGA
- a CDS encoding NAD-dependent succinate-semialdehyde dehydrogenase, producing MSGYSDTHLFVDGRWRDGTGERLAVVSPSTGETIGTVAHAREGDLDEALLAAERAFRDWRLISPLERSKLMRRAADILRERAESIARLMTMEQGKPLGEARIETLGAADTIDWFAEEARRTYGRVVPARAPNVTQMVVKHPVGPVAAFTPWNFPLNQAVRKVSAALAAGCSVILKGPEETPASCAELIRAFADAGVPAGVVNLVYGDPATISGYLIPHPVVRKISFTGSTAVGKHLASLAGLHMKRATMELGGHAPALVFEDADLALAVKVLSGSKFRNAGQVCVAPTRFLVQDAAFETFLSGFSQAASAIQVGDGLAEGTAMGPLANRRRVEAMEALVADAVSRGARLVTGGSRIGNRGNFFQPTVLADVPLEARVMNEEPFGPLALVNRFDTYEEALREANRLPYGLAAYAYTTSARTISGLSRDVESGMLSINHHGLGLPELPFGGIKDSGYGSEGGSEAIENYLDTRLVTSAA from the coding sequence ATGAGCGGATATTCCGACACGCATCTGTTCGTGGACGGGCGTTGGCGCGACGGCACGGGCGAGCGGCTGGCGGTCGTCTCCCCCAGCACGGGCGAGACGATCGGCACCGTGGCGCACGCGCGCGAAGGCGACCTGGACGAGGCGCTTCTGGCGGCCGAGCGCGCCTTCCGGGACTGGCGCCTCATCAGCCCGCTGGAGCGCTCCAAGCTCATGCGCCGCGCGGCCGACATCCTGCGCGAGCGAGCCGAGAGTATCGCCCGCCTCATGACCATGGAGCAGGGAAAGCCGCTTGGCGAGGCGCGGATCGAAACGCTCGGCGCCGCCGACACGATCGACTGGTTCGCCGAAGAGGCGCGCCGGACCTACGGCCGCGTCGTTCCCGCCCGCGCGCCCAACGTCACGCAGATGGTGGTGAAGCATCCGGTCGGGCCGGTCGCCGCCTTCACACCCTGGAACTTCCCGCTCAATCAGGCCGTGCGCAAGGTCTCCGCCGCGCTGGCCGCCGGCTGTTCCGTGATCCTGAAAGGGCCGGAGGAAACGCCGGCGAGCTGCGCCGAACTGATCCGGGCCTTCGCCGACGCGGGCGTGCCCGCCGGCGTCGTCAATCTCGTTTATGGCGATCCCGCCACGATTTCCGGCTATCTGATCCCCCATCCCGTGGTTCGCAAGATCTCGTTCACGGGGTCGACGGCGGTCGGCAAGCACCTCGCTTCGCTTGCGGGCCTTCATATGAAGCGGGCGACCATGGAACTCGGCGGCCATGCCCCGGCCCTGGTCTTCGAGGACGCCGATCTGGCACTGGCGGTGAAGGTGCTGTCGGGATCGAAGTTCCGCAACGCGGGGCAGGTCTGCGTGGCGCCGACGCGCTTTCTGGTGCAGGACGCCGCGTTCGAGACGTTTCTCAGCGGGTTCTCGCAAGCGGCATCGGCCATCCAGGTCGGCGACGGGCTAGCGGAGGGCACCGCGATGGGGCCGCTCGCCAACCGTCGGCGGGTCGAGGCGATGGAAGCGCTGGTGGCCGACGCGGTGTCGCGCGGCGCGCGGCTGGTGACGGGTGGAAGCCGGATCGGCAACCGGGGCAACTTCTTCCAGCCGACCGTGCTGGCCGACGTACCGCTGGAGGCGCGCGTCATGAACGAGGAGCCCTTCGGCCCGCTCGCCCTGGTGAACCGCTTCGACACCTACGAGGAGGCCTTGCGCGAGGCCAACCGCCTTCCCTATGGGCTGGCCGCCTATGCCTACACCACTTCGGCCAGGACGATCTCGGGCCTGTCCCGCGACGTCGAAAGCGGCATGCTGTCGATCAACCACCATGGGCTGGGCCTGCCCGAACTGCCGTTCGGCGGCATCAAGGATTCCGGCTACGGGTCCGAGGGCGGCTCGGAGGCCATCGAAAACTATCTCGACACGCGTCTCGTCACCAGCGCCGCCTGA
- a CDS encoding gamma-glutamyltransferase family protein: protein MRNFEEPGRSLAVGRNGMAATSHPAATLTAVEILKAGGNAVDAAVGACAVQCVVEAGSTGIGGDCFALLAPGGGDRVLAFNGSGRTPAALTPERLAELGVTTLDRSSPHVVTVPGAVDAWTRLVADHGRMSMREILSPAIAMARQGYAITPRVAHDIEGQREMLAADPVARELFLVNGETPAVGTLQRQMELAATLEAIGEKGRDAFYRGAVAEDMVDRLTALGGLHTLEDFGEAAGEYVEPCSVTYRGWTVHECPPNGQGIVALMILKILERFPVRSHPLDVDAIHVEVEATRLAYAARDAFVADRSVSDVPVDHLLSDELADRLAAEIDLSRAIDPLPVLDAVEHSDTVYISVVDRDRNAVSFINSIFHPYGSGIVAPQSGVLLHNRGQSFSMAPGHPNRIGPRKRPMHTIIPGMVTRDGRTVMSFGVMGGHYQAMGHAHILSKLFDHGMDLQSAMDLPRLFPLPGTKTVEIEERLRLRIGEELTRRGFFVQPPKWAIGGSQGIWIDWDSGALLGGSDHRKDGCALGF, encoded by the coding sequence ATGCGCAATTTCGAAGAGCCCGGCCGTTCGCTCGCGGTCGGCCGGAACGGGATGGCGGCGACGTCGCACCCGGCCGCGACGCTGACGGCCGTCGAGATTTTGAAGGCCGGCGGCAACGCGGTGGACGCGGCGGTCGGCGCCTGCGCCGTCCAATGCGTGGTGGAAGCGGGCTCGACGGGGATTGGGGGAGACTGTTTCGCGCTGCTGGCGCCCGGCGGTGGCGACCGTGTTCTCGCCTTCAACGGCTCGGGACGCACGCCCGCCGCTCTGACGCCCGAGCGGCTGGCAGAGCTCGGCGTCACCACGCTGGATCGCTCTTCGCCGCATGTCGTCACCGTGCCGGGCGCGGTGGATGCCTGGACCCGCCTGGTGGCCGATCACGGGCGCATGTCGATGCGCGAGATCCTGTCGCCCGCCATCGCCATGGCGCGGCAGGGCTACGCGATCACGCCGCGCGTCGCGCACGACATCGAGGGCCAGCGCGAGATGCTGGCCGCCGACCCCGTTGCACGAGAACTCTTTCTCGTGAACGGCGAAACGCCCGCCGTCGGAACGCTGCAACGGCAGATGGAACTCGCAGCCACCCTGGAGGCGATCGGCGAAAAGGGCAGAGACGCCTTCTATCGCGGCGCCGTGGCGGAGGACATGGTGGACCGGCTCACCGCTCTCGGCGGCCTGCACACGCTGGAGGATTTCGGCGAGGCGGCGGGAGAGTATGTCGAGCCGTGCAGCGTGACCTATCGCGGGTGGACCGTTCACGAGTGCCCGCCGAACGGCCAGGGCATCGTCGCGCTGATGATCCTGAAGATTCTGGAGCGCTTTCCCGTCCGGTCGCACCCGCTCGACGTGGACGCGATCCATGTCGAGGTCGAGGCGACGCGGCTCGCCTATGCCGCGCGCGACGCCTTCGTGGCGGACCGGAGCGTCAGCGACGTTCCCGTCGACCATCTCCTATCGGACGAACTGGCGGACCGGCTCGCGGCCGAGATCGACCTGTCGCGTGCGATCGACCCGCTTCCCGTTCTGGATGCGGTGGAGCATTCCGACACGGTCTATATCTCGGTGGTGGATCGGGACCGCAACGCCGTCAGCTTCATCAACTCGATCTTCCATCCCTATGGCAGCGGCATCGTGGCGCCCCAATCCGGGGTGCTCCTGCACAATCGCGGCCAGAGCTTCTCGATGGCGCCCGGCCATCCCAACCGGATCGGCCCGCGCAAGCGACCGATGCACACGATCATCCCCGGAATGGTGACGCGAGACGGCCGCACGGTGATGAGCTTCGGCGTCATGGGGGGCCATTATCAGGCCATGGGTCATGCGCACATCCTGTCCAAGCTGTTCGACCACGGAATGGACCTGCAAAGCGCCATGGACCTGCCGCGCCTATTCCCGCTGCCCGGCACGAAGACGGTCGAGATCGAGGAACGGCTGCGCCTGCGCATCGGCGAGGAGCTGACGCGGCGCGGGTTCTTCGTTCAGCCGCCGAAATGGGCGATCGGCGGATCGCAGGGCATCTGGATCGACTGGGACAGCGGCGCGCTGCTCGGCGGCTCGGACCATCGCAAGGACGGCTGCGCCCTCGGTTTCTGA